The following proteins are encoded in a genomic region of Arachis ipaensis cultivar K30076 chromosome B02, Araip1.1, whole genome shotgun sequence:
- the LOC110269283 gene encoding uncharacterized protein LOC110269283, with the protein MCNGSDASNPMADLISAAHCVENRSNINKVDNSVYSISNEVVDFTFDCIYDLEPLGFEKHSVKDDDHYKGFESQDPLEEINLGTLDDVQITYISGNEILSFMDSYSGYNQIFIAEDDVSKTAFRCPGALGTYEWVVMLFGLKNAGATYQ; encoded by the exons ATGTGTAATGGAAGTGATGCTTCGAATCCAATGGCTGATTTAATATCAGCAGCACATTGTGTTGAAAATCGAAGTAATATCAATAAAGTGGATAATTCAGTTTATTCTATTTCTAATGAAGTTGTTGATTTTACCTTTGACTGCATCTATGATTTAGAACCTTTGGGTTTTGAGAAACATTCTGTAAAAGATGATGATCATTATAAAGGGTTTGAATCTCAAGATCCCTTAGAAGAAATTAATCTAGGGACTCTTGATGATGTTCAAATTACATATATTT CGGGAAACGAAATCCTTAGTTTTATGGACAGTTACTCCggatataaccaaatcttcaTTGCAGAAGATGACGTGTCCAAAACTGCTTTTCGTTGTCCTGGGGCATTAGGCACTTATGAATGGGTGGTTATGCTTTTTGGCTTGAAGAATGCTGGTGCAACGTATCAGTGA